A single region of the Gephyromycinifex aptenodytis genome encodes:
- a CDS encoding PIN domain-containing protein: protein MSKLVFMDTNTYLSFYRLSANDVHELHKLQHAIKDGSLSLLSTDQVVDEYWRNRQNVIYDALKEFKGQPSWKLFPRLLTGYAELDAIREATRKIDVARADLVELVEADAIAKKLEADVLISALFELGTKVTVDESILDLARGRHERGNPPGKSGSYGDAINWECILSQLPGADGPVTELFIISNDGDFSTKFQPNSLSEFLERELRERGYAGTVHLYRNLGDYFKKHHPNISLDLEQELQSLVEKLRDSPNFASTHLAISDLDPRATFSRAQQRTLLETALTNTQVYAIGTDEDVHEFFTVVFERYRSGIDKEHLPHLMKSFDWSPSVK from the coding sequence GTGAGCAAGCTGGTTTTCATGGATACGAATACCTACCTAAGCTTCTACAGGCTTTCCGCCAATGATGTTCACGAACTACATAAGCTCCAGCATGCCATCAAGGATGGCAGCCTATCCCTTCTCTCTACTGATCAGGTTGTGGATGAGTATTGGCGGAATCGTCAGAATGTCATTTATGATGCACTTAAAGAATTTAAAGGGCAGCCCTCCTGGAAGCTGTTTCCTCGTCTCCTTACGGGGTATGCGGAGCTCGACGCCATCCGCGAAGCCACCCGGAAGATCGACGTCGCCCGCGCTGACCTGGTGGAGCTCGTGGAAGCAGACGCGATCGCGAAAAAACTTGAGGCTGACGTACTGATCAGCGCTCTGTTCGAGTTAGGCACTAAAGTAACAGTCGACGAGAGCATCCTAGACCTGGCCCGGGGCCGTCACGAGAGAGGAAACCCTCCAGGAAAATCTGGATCCTATGGTGACGCAATCAACTGGGAATGTATCCTCTCTCAGCTTCCTGGCGCAGATGGGCCCGTGACCGAACTCTTCATTATTTCAAACGACGGCGACTTTTCCACCAAATTTCAACCAAACAGTCTTTCCGAGTTTCTTGAGCGGGAATTGCGAGAAAGAGGCTACGCTGGCACAGTTCATCTATACAGAAATTTGGGCGACTACTTCAAAAAACACCATCCAAACATCAGCCTCGACCTTGAGCAGGAACTTCAAAGCCTGGTGGAGAAGCTGAGGGATTCCCCCAACTTCGCGAGCACCCACCTGGCCATTAGCGACCTCGACCCGAGGGCCACTTTTTCCCGGGCGCAGCAACGCACGTTACTCGAAACCGCTCTAACAAACACCCAAGTGTACGCTATCGGCACCGACGAGGATGTCCATGAATTCTTTACCGTCGTCTTTGAGAGGTACCGAAGCGGCATCGACAAAGAGCACCTCCCCCACCTGATGAAGAGTTTCGACTGGTCCCCTTCTGTAAAATGA
- a CDS encoding Eco57I restriction-modification methylase domain-containing protein — protein MPVSDALVVGEDWISEHYFTTDATKESFHKRVLDRRKAWDQEDAKTTRTRFTAQRGEIERRLIRLASLTDETGEDDTPGMGRLPLTDDERQAVLEIDDLLLGVLGYRTGEFTLRDDGPLTFVAPPGTPDAPSLVIVRARPVATIDDLIAKKAPTLLEPWWPQGQESSDVVTSVAAALSRLMTDADGPAFGLVLAGRWCLIAERERWPEGRWLAVDLQLVCERNDAKRGGEIDRALACLDAASLAPDAAGTTWWAETLEDSAKHTVGVSKDLREGVRLSIEIIANEVVQRRAAQGLEPLPADQAQPLAKQALRYLYRILFLLYAEASPELGVLPVGAQEYDAGYGLDRLRDLALTEIHSERSRWGTHLYESLDRLFVLVDTGHAPTGDDGLAEGLEFHGLRADLFRPQAIEHIAETKLGNDALLRVLRMLLLTKESKKSDRGFISYVELGINQLGAVYEGLMSYTGSFATEDLFEVAKGGDASKGSWVVPVHRSSHLDPADFVKVRNENTGEDEPVLHRKGTFVFRLSGRDRQRSASYYTPEVLTRFTVQQALEELLDQDGSRTSAAEILQLTVCEPALGSGAFAIEAVRQLAEAYLTRRQEETGERIDPEAYPAELQKVKAHLALHQVYGVDLNATAVELAEVSLWLDTMVAGLQAPWFGLRLRPGNSLVGARHAFYAPEDLSKKAWLTRTPTDRPLSELAQAVGAGRPPVLGGAIHHFLLPAQGWGSAVEVPKAVRDLVPPEKIKAVKAWRSSVRKAPNATQVKLLQALATRVETLWSIALRRLTIAEAESSRAIDVWGLEREQTSSSVSREQIEASLADPDGAWQRLHTLMNAWCALWFWPLTEDDVAPPSFEQWLDACRMILGAPEKVKPSDTKRGDGSLFSATAWDALNDEETNDRIFAQAATMASIREAHPWLGVCDRIAGEQGFFHWKLDFATVFARGGFDLQVGNPPWVRPRTDVEALLAESDPWWALALKPTEEAKAEHRVVTLQVPGTRQGVVDGTAEVVVLAELLGDATMYPLLSAQPDLYRAFMTQVWQHASPAGMSVLIHLESHFTDDKATRLRRETYRRLRRHWQFINELKLFEIQDQKTFGVNVYGASSSPRFLQAASLYHPDTVLRSERHDGSGAEPGFKDDEGRWDVRPHASRIQAVDERILGLWADVLGSSKATTTQMLYTQNASSSRTLAQLSASARLGVLGLQFSRGWDESIDRKAGRFHKEWGPAPWENAILQGPHLYVSSPLYKAPNASMLHQQDWTTTDFEMLSPDALPVTSYKPAGDRAAYDANYTHWGDDRTPARDHYRVAWRAMAANTGERTLIPALIPPGATHVHTVTAVGAPGRPKELVVAAAVMSTLLADFLVRSAPKSAITPTVINNLPFVPMDHPLITPLILRTLRLNCVTDAYADLWAQCWDDTFLNDEPILPRYDERPIGPEWTPDTPLRRAADRRNAQVEIDAMAAIMLGVPIEDLCTIYRTQFAVLYGYDQREYTYDANGRLVPNSVSSVWRKLGEPQDPSQMSDADRTATHPGSSIKYTCTLPFTVLDREVELSRAILHLASFDQK, from the coding sequence GTGCCCGTCAGCGATGCGCTCGTCGTGGGTGAGGACTGGATCAGCGAGCACTACTTCACCACCGACGCCACCAAGGAGTCGTTTCACAAGCGGGTGCTTGACCGGCGTAAGGCGTGGGACCAGGAGGACGCTAAGACGACGCGCACCCGGTTCACCGCGCAGCGTGGCGAGATCGAGCGGCGCCTCATCAGGCTTGCGAGTCTGACCGACGAGACCGGTGAGGACGACACCCCTGGCATGGGCCGTCTGCCCCTGACCGACGATGAACGTCAGGCGGTGCTCGAGATCGACGACCTGTTGTTGGGCGTCCTTGGCTATCGCACAGGCGAATTCACGCTCCGCGACGACGGCCCGCTCACGTTCGTCGCCCCCCCGGGCACGCCCGATGCTCCGTCGCTGGTGATCGTGCGTGCTCGTCCGGTGGCGACGATCGATGACCTCATCGCCAAGAAGGCGCCCACCCTGCTGGAGCCGTGGTGGCCCCAGGGTCAGGAGTCGTCCGACGTCGTCACGTCGGTGGCGGCCGCCCTGTCACGGTTGATGACGGACGCGGATGGGCCGGCGTTCGGTCTCGTGCTCGCGGGCCGGTGGTGCCTGATTGCCGAAAGGGAGCGGTGGCCCGAGGGGCGTTGGCTGGCGGTTGATCTGCAGCTCGTGTGCGAGCGCAACGACGCCAAACGGGGCGGCGAGATCGATCGGGCGCTGGCGTGTCTGGATGCGGCGTCGCTCGCGCCCGATGCGGCCGGGACGACGTGGTGGGCGGAGACGCTCGAGGATTCGGCCAAGCACACCGTGGGGGTGAGCAAGGACCTGCGGGAGGGTGTGCGGCTGTCTATCGAGATCATCGCCAACGAGGTCGTGCAGCGGCGCGCGGCTCAGGGTTTGGAGCCGTTGCCGGCCGATCAGGCGCAGCCGTTGGCTAAGCAGGCGCTGCGCTACCTCTACCGCATTCTGTTCTTGCTGTACGCCGAGGCGTCTCCCGAGTTGGGGGTGTTGCCGGTCGGCGCGCAGGAGTACGACGCGGGGTACGGCCTTGATCGGCTGCGCGATCTGGCGTTGACGGAGATTCATTCGGAACGATCACGGTGGGGCACGCACCTGTACGAGTCGTTGGATCGGCTGTTCGTGCTCGTCGATACCGGGCACGCGCCGACCGGTGACGACGGCCTGGCGGAGGGTTTGGAGTTTCACGGTTTGCGGGCCGACCTGTTCCGGCCTCAGGCCATCGAGCACATCGCGGAGACCAAGCTCGGCAACGACGCCCTCTTGCGGGTGTTGCGGATGTTGTTGCTGACCAAGGAGTCGAAGAAGTCGGACCGCGGGTTCATCTCGTACGTGGAGTTGGGCATCAACCAGTTGGGTGCCGTGTACGAGGGGCTTATGTCGTACACGGGGTCGTTTGCGACGGAGGACCTGTTCGAGGTTGCCAAGGGTGGGGATGCGTCGAAGGGGTCGTGGGTGGTGCCGGTGCACCGTTCGAGCCACCTCGACCCAGCGGATTTCGTCAAGGTGCGTAATGAGAACACGGGCGAGGACGAGCCGGTGTTGCACCGTAAGGGCACGTTCGTTTTCCGGCTGTCGGGGCGGGATCGGCAGCGGTCTGCGTCGTATTACACGCCGGAGGTGTTGACGCGGTTCACGGTGCAGCAGGCGTTGGAGGAGTTGCTGGATCAGGACGGGTCACGCACGTCTGCGGCGGAGATTCTGCAGCTGACAGTGTGTGAGCCGGCGCTGGGGTCAGGGGCGTTCGCGATCGAGGCGGTGCGTCAGCTCGCGGAGGCGTACCTGACGCGGCGGCAGGAGGAGACGGGCGAGCGCATCGACCCGGAGGCGTATCCGGCGGAGTTGCAGAAGGTGAAAGCGCACCTGGCGCTGCATCAGGTGTATGGGGTTGACCTCAACGCGACGGCGGTGGAGCTGGCGGAGGTGTCGCTGTGGCTCGACACGATGGTGGCCGGTTTGCAGGCGCCCTGGTTCGGGTTGCGGCTGCGGCCGGGTAACTCGTTGGTGGGGGCGAGGCATGCGTTCTATGCGCCGGAGGATTTGTCGAAGAAGGCGTGGTTGACGCGCACGCCGACTGATCGTCCGTTGTCGGAGTTGGCGCAGGCCGTTGGAGCGGGCCGCCCGCCCGTGCTTGGTGGGGCGATTCACCACTTTCTGCTGCCTGCGCAGGGGTGGGGGTCGGCGGTCGAGGTGCCGAAGGCTGTGCGAGACCTCGTGCCCCCAGAGAAGATCAAGGCGGTGAAGGCGTGGCGTTCGTCGGTGCGCAAGGCACCGAACGCGACGCAGGTGAAGCTGTTGCAGGCCCTGGCGACGCGGGTGGAGACGTTGTGGTCGATTGCGTTACGGCGGTTGACGATCGCGGAGGCCGAGTCGAGTCGCGCTATCGATGTGTGGGGCTTGGAGCGGGAGCAAACCTCGTCGTCAGTGTCGCGGGAGCAGATCGAAGCGTCGCTCGCTGATCCTGATGGTGCCTGGCAGCGGCTGCACACGTTGATGAATGCGTGGTGCGCGCTGTGGTTCTGGCCGTTGACGGAGGACGACGTGGCGCCGCCGTCGTTCGAGCAGTGGCTGGATGCGTGCCGGATGATCCTCGGTGCCCCGGAGAAGGTGAAGCCGTCCGACACAAAACGCGGTGACGGGTCGCTGTTCAGCGCCACCGCCTGGGACGCGCTGAACGATGAGGAAACCAACGACCGCATCTTCGCCCAAGCCGCAACCATGGCGTCGATCCGCGAAGCGCACCCTTGGCTGGGCGTGTGCGACCGGATCGCGGGGGAACAGGGCTTCTTCCACTGGAAACTCGACTTCGCCACCGTCTTTGCTCGGGGCGGGTTTGATCTGCAGGTGGGTAACCCGCCGTGGGTGCGGCCGCGCACCGACGTCGAAGCCCTCCTCGCCGAGAGTGACCCGTGGTGGGCGCTCGCACTCAAGCCGACCGAGGAGGCGAAGGCGGAGCATCGAGTGGTGACGCTGCAGGTGCCCGGTACCAGGCAGGGCGTCGTCGACGGCACGGCTGAAGTGGTCGTCCTCGCTGAGCTGCTGGGCGACGCGACCATGTACCCGCTGCTCTCAGCGCAGCCAGACCTTTACCGCGCCTTCATGACGCAGGTGTGGCAGCACGCATCACCGGCGGGCATGTCAGTCCTCATCCACTTGGAATCGCACTTCACAGACGACAAAGCCACCAGACTGCGCCGCGAAACCTACCGCAGGCTTCGGCGGCATTGGCAGTTCATCAATGAACTTAAACTCTTCGAGATTCAGGATCAAAAGACATTTGGTGTAAACGTCTACGGGGCCAGCTCGTCACCCCGTTTCCTGCAGGCTGCTTCGCTGTACCACCCAGACACTGTCCTTCGCTCCGAGCGGCATGATGGATCAGGCGCGGAGCCGGGCTTCAAGGATGACGAGGGGCGTTGGGATGTCCGCCCACACGCATCTCGGATTCAGGCTGTCGACGAGCGGATCTTGGGCTTGTGGGCTGATGTTCTCGGCAGCAGCAAGGCGACCACGACACAGATGCTTTACACGCAGAACGCCAGTTCATCGCGCACCTTAGCGCAACTCTCAGCGTCGGCGAGGCTTGGCGTCCTAGGGCTTCAATTCTCGCGGGGGTGGGATGAGTCCATCGACCGCAAGGCCGGACGCTTCCACAAAGAATGGGGCCCTGCCCCGTGGGAGAACGCCATCCTCCAAGGCCCACACCTGTACGTCTCGAGCCCGCTGTATAAGGCCCCTAACGCATCGATGCTGCATCAGCAGGACTGGACCACTACCGATTTCGAGATGCTCTCCCCGGATGCGCTCCCAGTCACAAGTTACAAACCAGCGGGCGATCGTGCCGCGTACGACGCGAACTACACCCACTGGGGCGACGACCGCACCCCCGCCCGCGACCACTACCGCGTCGCCTGGCGGGCCATGGCCGCCAATACTGGGGAACGGACGTTGATCCCCGCGCTGATCCCGCCTGGCGCAACCCACGTACATACCGTGACTGCCGTCGGCGCGCCTGGCAGGCCGAAGGAACTCGTCGTTGCGGCCGCGGTTATGAGTACCCTGCTAGCCGACTTCCTCGTTCGGAGCGCGCCGAAATCGGCCATCACACCCACCGTGATCAACAACCTTCCATTTGTGCCAATGGACCACCCTCTGATCACACCCCTGATCCTGCGCACCCTCCGCCTCAACTGTGTGACGGATGCGTACGCGGACCTGTGGGCGCAGTGCTGGGACGACACATTCCTGAACGACGAACCGATTCTGCCGCGCTACGACGAGCGCCCGATCGGTCCGGAGTGGACCCCGGATACCCCGCTCCGCAGGGCTGCGGATCGTCGTAATGCACAGGTAGAGATCGACGCCATGGCGGCGATCATGTTGGGGGTGCCGATTGAGGATTTGTGCACGATCTACCGGACCCAGTTCGCGGTGTTGTATGGCTACGATCAGCGTGAGTACACGTACGACGCGAACGGTCGCCTCGTCCCCAACTCCGTCTCGTCTGTCTGGCGCAAACTGGGTGAACCCCAAGACCCGTCACAGATGTCAGACGCAGACCGCACCGCCACCCACCCCGGCAGCAGCATCAAATACACCTGCACCCTCCCCTTCACCGTGCTTGACCGGGAGGTCGAATTAAGCCGCGCAATTCTCCACCTTGCGTCTTTCGATCAGAAATAA
- a CDS encoding CBS domain-containing protein: protein MPTGEPSPVKTFNRDASEKSVQNINEFLALVKKGCPWSISTKDFLRLNGNKRRGSQVNAEIQSLLRQHELVSTPAIEKADYYGSIVISDPRDTLPGRDAVGAIAISAFQGDDSTLIYAGREMPATKVETLMIKDNYSQIPVLSHDQKTLHGVVTWRSLARYRGDRTAAKAGDVVQQEGGVHVAASSDDFLGLVATIIEKEFILYRDPQGVITGIVTSSDLAEAFNDLSGHYIKVWEIEDRLRLLLDRAPIPMLKKHLDPKFGAKANFRGATDMMFGEYLTALEDKEVWELSGINLDQNTCLKLLKAVKDARNRVMHFNSEMPDAMRSSIEQLLRILRSTPLS from the coding sequence GTGCCCACCGGAGAGCCAAGCCCCGTCAAGACCTTTAACCGTGACGCGAGCGAGAAATCAGTCCAAAATATCAATGAGTTCCTTGCACTAGTAAAGAAGGGGTGCCCTTGGAGCATTTCGACCAAAGATTTCCTCCGCCTGAACGGGAATAAGCGCAGGGGAAGTCAGGTCAATGCGGAGATTCAGTCGCTTCTACGGCAACACGAACTGGTATCGACCCCGGCAATCGAGAAGGCGGACTATTACGGATCAATTGTAATCTCCGATCCACGTGACACCCTCCCCGGGAGAGACGCTGTAGGCGCCATTGCAATCTCGGCCTTCCAGGGAGACGATTCGACACTGATCTACGCAGGGAGGGAGATGCCAGCCACGAAGGTGGAGACACTTATGATAAAGGACAACTACTCTCAAATTCCCGTGCTCTCTCACGACCAGAAGACCCTGCACGGGGTCGTGACATGGCGCAGCCTGGCGCGATACAGAGGTGATCGAACCGCGGCGAAGGCGGGCGATGTTGTGCAACAAGAGGGCGGGGTCCACGTGGCTGCCTCCTCCGATGACTTCCTGGGTCTTGTTGCGACTATCATCGAGAAGGAGTTCATCCTCTACCGCGACCCACAGGGAGTGATTACAGGAATTGTCACCTCGAGCGACCTCGCCGAGGCCTTTAATGACCTCTCAGGCCACTACATTAAAGTGTGGGAGATCGAGGACCGCCTACGACTTCTCCTTGACCGCGCACCTATACCAATGTTGAAGAAGCACCTTGATCCCAAGTTCGGCGCCAAGGCGAACTTTCGGGGCGCGACGGACATGATGTTCGGGGAGTACCTGACGGCGTTGGAAGACAAAGAGGTCTGGGAGCTGTCGGGAATCAACCTAGACCAGAACACCTGCCTCAAGTTGCTGAAGGCCGTCAAAGATGCACGAAATAGAGTCATGCATTTCAACTCAGAAATGCCCGACGCAATGCGTTCATCGATCGAGCAGCTCCTTCGAATATTGCGCTCCACCCCCTTATCGTAG